GGTTCCCTGGAGATTAGCGTCACTGAGGTTGGCCCCTTGCAAATTGGCGCCGCGCAGGTCTGCCTGTCGTAGGTTGGCCCGAGAGAGATTGGCCCCAGTTAGGTTGGCCCCCTGCAAATTCGCCTTGACCAGGAAAGCGCCTTGCAGCGTCACCTCCGTCAAGCTAGCCAATCTCAGACAACTCTCGCTCATCTTGGCAAAGCTCAGGTCGGCCCAATTCAGCGTTGCCTCAGTCAGATTGGCATGGGTAAGAAACGACCGTCGCAGGTTAACCCCAGTCAGGTTGGCAGTACTGAGATCAACCGCTACCAAAATATGGTGGGCTAAGTTGGCCCCATTCAAGTGGATACCGGCAAAATTCCGATAACCAGTCTCATACAGCTCTAGAAAATAGGTGATATGCATATCACGGCGATAGCGGTCTGGAGATGGAACAGGCCACTGTATCCCAGGAAATGTAAGCGATGAAGATGCCATAGGATAAAAACTGCCAGGAATTAACAACGTTCAACCTGAACCCTGGCCGAATGTCGATGAACCGGTTCCAGAGGATGAAGAGCAGCGACTCCCTAACCTGCTACTACAGACCTGATTGGGCCCAGATTGGTCCAGAACTGTTGCAGCGAATTAAGGGCATCAACTTAGCAAATAGTCTCCGAATCAGGGCACACCTGTTCCGAGACCTCTCAGTCGATGAGATACCCGCTCTAGCTAACTAGGATGACCATAGGGACAAGACTAATCAGAGGGATACCAGCTCCCCTACAGATTAGGAGGTGCCGCGATAGATTTCCTAGTTGTGTCAAGTAGATTGATATTTTGGAGTGAAACTTAGCAGTTACTCAATGGTTAGACGAATTGGGTTAACGATTGTATGGTTAGGCTTCATTCTGTATGCATTTTTGGCCGCCCCACCGGATCATCCCCAAACGCTGGATCTGATTTTGCGCCTGAGTCGTGGCGACTGGCGTGAGATTAACCCAGCCATCGTAGTGCTGCTGGTACCGACACCGTTGGGGGATGACATGGCCCGGCGGGGCATGAAGGGACGTTGGCCTTGGGCGGTGATGGCCGTACCGATGCTTGGAGCAATTGTCTATCTGATGCTGCGGCCCCCATTGCCTGCCAACGACTCGGCACTCATCCATTAAGCATGATCCTCTCAGACAATTTTCAGCCCATCTCAGTACGCTGAGGCCCAGTCCCTAGTAGAGAACGCCATGGAATCTCTTCGACCCATTGTTAAAGATCTGGTTCTGCTTGGGGGCGGTCATTCCCATGCCATTGTGCTGCGCCAGTGGGGGATGCGACCTTTGGCAGGGGTGCAGATCACCTTGATCACCAACCTGGCCGATACTCCCTACTCTGGCATGCTGCCGTCCCATGTGGCGGGTCTCTACGATTTTGATCAGGCTCATATTGACCTACGGCCCCTGACCCGTTTCGCTCAGGCCCGTCTCTTCATGGACCGAGTCATTGGTCTCGATTTAGAGCGGCGACGGGTCATCTGTGCCCACCATCCCCCCGTCGCCTATGATGTTCTGTCCATTGATACGGGCAGTACCCCGGCGATGGTGGCAGTGCCTGGGGCAGCTGATCATGCTGTGCCGGCCAAGCCTGTCCCTCAGCTATTGCAGGCCTGGGCCAGGGTGCGCCAGCAGCTAGAGGCGTCACCAGAGCGGCCTCTCACCATCGCCGTGGTTGGTGGCGGCATCGGCGGGGTAGAACTGACCCTGAACATGCAGGCGCGGTTGCAGAGACGACTAAAAGAGCTAGGGCGGCCACAGGATCAGGTCACATTTCATCTGTTTCATCGCCGGGCCGAACTGGCCCCGGAGCGGTCTCGGGCCACTCGTCATTATCTGCAGCGACTGTGCCTACGACGGCGAATTCAGCTGCACCTGCAGCAAACAGTTGCTGCGGTGGAGACTATTGGCGGACCTTTGCCCTATCGAGTGCGCTGTGAGTCGGGGTTGACAGTGGCGTGCGATCGCATATTTTGGGTCACCCAAGCGGCGGCTCCCGACTGGGTACGACAGTCTGGTCTGGCTAACGATTCCCAAGGGTTCATTGCCGTTGCCGATACCCTCCAGAGTCGCTCCCACCCCAATGTGTTCGCCGCTGGAGATGTGGCCACCATGGTTAACCATCCCCGACCCAAGGCCGGAGTCTTCGCCGTGCGTCAGGGCAAACCATTAAGCCTTAACCTGCGGCGCCACCTGCAAGGTCAACCGCTACAACCCTTCAGGCCTCAACGGCAATTCTTGACCCTGATCGATACGGGCCGCGGCACCGCCATCGCCTCCCGGGGGCCTTTCGTGGCCGAGTCCTGTCTATTCCGATACTGGAAAGACCACATCGATCAAAAATTCATGGCTCTGTTCCGCGACTTTCCCGAAATGGGGGCATCCCGCCCATCCGACGTCGTCGTTCGCTCAGCCTCCTCTCCCCCACCCATGTACTGTGCTGGCTGTGGTTCTAAGGTGGGGCGTCCTGCCCTAGAGCAAGTTCTACAGCGGATTCAGGCCGATGTCTCTTGGCCTGTAGACACCGCCGATATCCTAGTGGGGTTGACAGCAGCCGAGGATGCTGCAGTGGTGCGAGTTCCCCATGATCGAGCCATGGTCCATACCGCCGATGGCTTCCGTGCCCTCTTAGCGGATCCGTTTATCTGCGGCCAAATCGCTGTCCACCATAGCCTCAGCGATCTCTTCGCCATGGGAGCCACTCCCCAGTCAGTGCTAGCCTTGGCTACCGTGCCCTACGCCTTACCTGCCCAACAAACCGAGATACTCTACCAACTCCTCAGCGGCGTGCAGAAAGCCCTGAGCCAAAGCCACACCCCCCTGGTTGGCGGCCATACCAGCGAAGGTCCCGAGCTCGTCCTCAGTATTGTGGCCAATGGCTTAGCCCAGCCCCAACGGCTCCTGCGCAAGCAGGGCATGGCTCCCGGCGAGGTGCTGATCCTGACCAAGCCCCTAGGGACTGGCGTCCTATTTGCAGCCGACATGCGCCGCCAAGCCAAAGGCCGTTGGATCGAGGCCGCCGTTGCCGTCATGGTGCAATCCAATCAAGCCGCCGCTCAATGTTTGATCCAACACCAAGCCACCGCCTGCACCGATGTCACCGGCTTTGGGTTCATGGGCCATCTCTTAGAGCTGGTACAAGCGTCTCAAGTAGGGGCAGTGCTGACTTTAAACCAGCTGCCAGCACTCCAGGGAGCACGTCAAGTTCTGGCCCAAGGAGTCCGCAGTTCTCTCCATCCTCAGAATCAGACCGCTGCCCAGGCCATCGAGAATGGGGCTGATTATATCGATCACCCCGACTGGCCTCTGCTGTTTGATCCCCAGACTTCTGGTGGTCTACTAGCTGCCGTGCCCCCCGATCAAGTGGAGTCTTGTCTGGCGACCCTGCACCAAGCCGGATATGCCCACAGCCTGGTAGTAGGCCGGGTTATTCCTCGTGACAATCCCACCCAACCCATTAGGATCGAGGAATGGGGGAGGAGTGAAGAGTAATGGAGTGGGGGAGTGGGAGAGTGGGGGAGTTTTAAGTGCTTAGTGTTGAGTGTTGAGTGTTGAGTGTTGAGTTCTCTAGATAGTGCTGCAATTCAAAATTCAAAATTCAAAATTCAAAACTCACCCCCCCATCTTCCCACCCTATGCCCTCCAGGCAGGCTTCGCCTACGACTTCGCTCAGGGCAAGTCTCCCCATCCACCTGCCTGAACCGCTGATAATGTCCAAAGCTCTCGCTATCGACGCTTTTCTTGCCGCTCCTGGTCCAATTCTGGATGTACGTAGCCCTGGGGAGTATGGCCATGGTCACATCCCCGGGGCCATTGAGTTTTCTCTGTTCAGTGATGAGGAGCGGGCTCAGGTGGGGATTTGTTACAAGCAGCAGGGCCGTAGCGCCGCTGTAGAACTGGGATTTGCGATCGCAGGTCCCAAATTTGCCGACTTCATTGCCCGAGCCCGGATCCTCGCCCCTGACCAACAGTTGCGACTCCATTGCTGGCGCGGTGGCATGCGCAGTGGCGGCATGGCCTGGGTCTTGGAAATGGCAGGCTTCCAGGTGATCACCCTGGAAGGTGGCTATAAGGCCTTCCGGCGCTGGGTCAGACGAGTATTGGCACAGCCCCGACAACTCTTGGTACTAGGCGGCATGACCGGCACGGCCAAGACCGATACCCTCCTAGCGCTGGCAGCTCAGGGGGCGCAGGTCGTGGATTTAGAAGGATTGGCCCATCACCGTGGCAGCAGCTATGGAGGACTAGGTATGCCGCCGCAACCCTCCACAGAACACTTTGAAAATTTGATTGCCTGGCAATGGGCAACCTTGTCGCCCCATCACCCTGTCTGGATCGAAGCCGAAAGCCGGCGTATCGGCACCTGCCGTGTCCCCGACCAGCTATTCCGCCAGATGCAAGCTGCTCCCCTCTTAGAAGTCAGGCGATCATTGCCCGAACGCTTAAATTCCCTGGTCAGGCTCTATGGTGATGCCGATCCCCAGGCGCTGATCGCGGCTACCGAGCGTATCCGCAAGCGTTTAGGAGGCCAACGAACCCAGGACGCCATCAAGCTGATTCGCCAGGGAGCCCTAAAGGAAGCCTTTGCCATCCTACTGACCTACTACGACCGCGCCTATCAATACGATTTAGACCGCCGTCAGCAAACCATTACCCCACTGGATGTGGTTGGGTTGTCCCCTGCCGAAGTTGCTCACCGGTTGCGACAGCGAGCCAAGGGACTACCGGGCCATGGTTTAGCCGCAACGACCCTGGTTCCCTAAATCTCGGAGAATCTCCAGGGGAACGCCTGTCATGGAATTTACCAAGGATTAAATATCCTGCGGCTTAGATTTGCAATTCCTTGCCAGAAATGTCCAGCAGAATCGCTATTCTTGAAAGGATAGTAAGCCGACGGTGAAAGATTATCGATAGATCCTCAGTAGTTGCACCTGCATACCATGTGTTGAAATATACGTGATTTTTCTCAGGTCGCTGACTCCTGCTGTCGATCATCATTAAGAGGCTGATCTCGGGCGAAAGGAGAGCATGCGAGGGGATCGCGCCCTTGCGATCCACCCTAAACCGTCTTCCCGTCCCGGTAATGCTCGTGTCGCTTACGTCTGATTACGTCTGATTACGTCTGATTACGTCTGATTACGTCTGATTAGTTAACCAGGTGAGAAACCCATGGTCTTTTACTGTGTTCCTGCTAGCATCGTTTTTCTAGCCACGGTGCGTGCCTTAATGAAGGATGACTCTACGCCCAATACGGATCAGTTCTCCTGGCTATTGATCGGGGTGGCTACCTTAGCATGGCCCATTACCCTGCCGATGATCCTGCGCAAGAAGATTGCCGATGCCGCTCAAGCTCGGTCCGTTAGCTCTCTCAATCATGCTTAGCAGTGATACGGCAAACGTCTACAGTTTTTTCAGTGCTTTAATCTAGAGAATCAGTGCCATCAATGGCGTTACCGGCACCCGTAAACAACTGGTGTGAACAGCGACTATCATGGCAGAGGCATCAGCCATCAGTGGGCTCAGCGGTGACACTAGCTGCCATTGCCTCCTCATCAACAGAGATGTAAAGCGTATTGGGCTGGCAGCACACCTGGCAATCTTCAATGTATTGCTGATACTCGCCGGCAGTCATATCCACGAAGAGGACATTGGCTTCGCCGCAGTAGGCACAGGAAAATTCGCTGGTGATCTGCATAGTGGTTGAGCAAGGGGCTGATATGGCATCGGGCCAATGCTACACCAAGGCTGTTGCCCCTGCCGCAGGAGGAGAGTCAGCGGCTATTTCGCTAGTCTCGAGATGTTTCTTCAGGGTAGCCGCGGGCAGAGGCCCCTGCAAATGCTGCCAGGGTAATGTAGCGTCCAGCGGCCAATGATCGTGCCCATAAAAGTCTAGGGGAGGTAAGTGACCGCGCAGCGTTTTGAACGCCCGCCGATAACTTCCCAGGGAGTCGCCGTATTGCCGAGTTTGCTCTAACAGATGAGATAATCGCCGGTCGCCTCGGGCAATCAATGCCTGGATCACTGACCAGTTATAACTTTCAGGACGGAAATCAATACCGCGCGATCGCAACTGCTTCTGCAGATATTTCAACCGCTTATTGGCGGCTGGGTTAACGCCGTACCACTGGAAAGGGGTGTGGGCTTTGGGGACAAAGGTACTGCAGCCTAAGGTCAGGCGTAGGTTGGGCGCCGCTTGCTTTAGGGTCATCATCAAGGCGACGGTCTGCTCTAGGTCTGCCATCTCTTCGCCAGGAATACCGGCCATGCCATAGAGCTTCATGGCCTTCAAGCCGCCAGCCTGGGCCCGCATTGCCGCGGTCACAATGTCATCGTTGCTGAGTTTCTTGTTGACAATCTGACGCACCCGCGGGGACCCACTTTCCACCGCGATGGTAATCGAGCGGGTGCCATGGCGGGTGAGGGTATGGGCCAGCTTCTCATCCACCGTATTGGTGCGCACTGAGGCGATGCTGAGGCGGATGGCATCGTACTGGGGGCGATTCAAATGATCCAGTAGGGCTTCGAATTCAGGATGTTGAGTCACGGAAGCCCCCAGCAACCCTAAGCGATCGGTGACCTGCAGGCCCTGGTCAATGGCGGGAATCAGAGACTCATTCAGGCTAGCAGTGCGGAAGGGTAGGGTCAGGTAACTGGCCAAGCAAAACCGACACAGCTCTGGACAGCTGCGCACCACTTCTACCATGTAGATGTTTTCCCAGGCGGCCTGCTCAGTCACCACGGTAGAGGTGGAGAGGCGGTTACCGCGGTAGGTTTGCTTTTGCACCGTGGCGGGAATATCGGCATCAATGGGATGAATGCTGGCTATGGGGCCATCGTCAGCCGCGTAGGTAACGTCGTAGAGGGCCGGCACATAGATGCCAGGAATCTGGGCCAGGTGACGCAGCTGAGCCGACCGGGGCCGATCCTGGACCTGTTGGTAGCCCTCGATGAAATTGCCTAGCAGATCTTCTCCGTCGCCCAAGAGGATCAAGTCAAAAAAGTCGGCGAAGGGCTCTGGATTAGCGGTCAGCACCGGTCCTCCACCAAAGACCAGGGGATGGTCTGAGCTGCGATCGCAAGCCCGCCGCGATATCCCCAGAGACTCTAAGAGGGTGAGGACATGGCCATAATCCAACTCCCAAGAGAGGGAAAAGCCCACTAGGTCGATGGGATTGGGTAGAGGCTCGCTCTGATCTGTGAATAAGCGGCTGACAGCCACATCAGACCGTTGAGCTAACGTGGCCCACACCACCTGATAGCCCAAACTGGTGATGCCGATGCTATAGGTGTTGGGAAAGGCGAAGACGACCGAGACGGCATCTGCGTCCGGAGCCGCCGGCGTAAATAGCAAACGCTCGGCATGAAAGGGAGACTCAGCCACAGGCAATGGAAGACAACTACGACTCGATTGTAACGACTCCAGATCCTGGCGCTGGCCGAGGCCCGGGCTCATGAGCGCTAACTGACGCTAACTGACGCTAACTGACATAGTAGGCCCGGGTCCCTTTGGCATTGAAGGCAGATTCCAGTCGCTTCAGGGCATGGACATAGGCCGCCGTCCGCAGAGGCATGGCCAGCTCCTGGGCAATGCCCCAAACCTGTTCGGCCTCAGTCACGATCATGTGTTGTAGCCGTTGGTTCACCTCTGGCAGCGACCAGTAGAGACCACTGCGGTTTTGTACCCACTCGAAATAACTCACGGTGACACCACCAGCGTTGACCAAAATATCGGGAAATACCAGGCTATGCTTAGCTGCCAGGATGCGATCGGCGGCAGAGGTAATGGGACCATTGGCCACCTCGAAGATGTAACGAGCCTGGACGGCATCGGCATTGGCCTCGGTAATTTGATTTTCCAGGGCCGCTGGCACCAAGATATCTACATCTAGGGCTAGCAACTCGGCGTTAGTGAGGGTGTCGTAGTCATTGATCAAGCTACAGACGCTGCCCTGGCAGTACACGGCTTTGATGCTGCGGGTAGAGGCCTTAAACTGTTGCACGCTGGGAATATCTAACCCTCGGGCACAATAGATACCCCCCTGGGAATCACTCACAGCCACGACGCGGTAACCCGCATCAAACAGCAGCCGGGCGATGACACTGCCGGCATTGCCGAACCCTTGCACGGCCACGGTAGTCTCTTCAGGGGAACGGCTCAACTTGGCCATCATCGCCTGCAACACATAGAAGGCCCCCATCCCTGTAGCGGTGTCTCGGCCCTGACTTCCCCCCAGGCTTAGGGGTTTCCCCGTAATGACGGCGGGAGAACGGCGGCGGCGAATGATGCTGTATTGATCCATCATCCAACCCATAATCATGGGATTGGTGTAGACGTCGGGAGCGGGAATATCGACATCGGGGCCAATGAAATCTGCGATCGCATCGATATACCCCCGACTCAACCGCTCCAGCTCAAATTTTGACAGCTCCTTAGGATTCAGGGTGATCCCCCCCTTGGCCCCTCCTAGCGGTAAGTTGAGGACCGCACACTTAAAGGTCATCCAAAAAGCCAGGGATTGCACCTCGTCCATAGTCACCCCCGGATGAAAGCGAATGCCTCCTTTAGTAGGGCCGCGAGTATCGTCATAACGCACCCGATAGCCCTCAAACACCCGCAGGGCTCCATCGTCCAGCCGTATTGGAATTGACACCTTAAGACTCGCCTTGGGGAACTGCAAACGTTCGCTGGTATCGTCAGAGATGGGCACATGCTTGAGGGCTTTCTCTAAGCGGCGATTGGCATCTAACAAAAGCGCACGGGACATCGCAGCCATCCTTTTCCACAGGGAAACATCAGACCCTTGAGGTAAGCAATCCCTCGATCCTGCCTGTGGTTATCACTTCTATTAAAGCGCTATCTGATAGCGCCTCATCCGCACCTGGTTGACTGACAAAAGATTCTGCATTGGGCGCGGAAACCGCGCCCTTACCAGATTTCGGATGCTGTAGGGGGCAGGTTCCCTGACCCTTTGGATAGTCTGGGTTCTAGCAGGTTTTGTCAGTCAATGAGCATCCGCACAGACAATAACAGCTGATGCTGTTCTCCTGATAGGCCGCTATTTTGCCTCGCCTAAAGAGGCTTACCATACTTTATTGAATCAGGCTTTCATAACAAAACTCTCTCCGTCCAAGGCACAGATGAACAGAGAGAGCATGCCGCAAAGGTTGTGTTTTAGATAATGTTAACTATTGTTGTTGCGGCGCTTCAGCGCTTCCATCATTTGCTGGCGCACAGCTTGAGCCCAGGTATCAAAATCAAAGCTCTCGTCAGCATTAACGCTCTTTGAGGTGGCAGCACGGGTTGGAGAAAATCGCTCTTTAGGCATGGCTCTATTAAAAGTAGTTCAATGAAGAAGTTCAATGAAGACAATGCTATTTCTAGGGTCTCAAAGATGAGCCTGAAACTAGTACCCCTTTGATACAAATTTTAGATATTCCCTAGAAGAGTTATTGTGCTCTAAGACTTGATTAAGCCGACTCTGTAGGCAGAAATCTTTAAGACATACCCCACAGCCACGACTACAGCGTTTCTGAATCTAGTGAGGTACAAGAGTAGCCATAAAGCCCCTGACCTCAGGAAACGAGTTGTACCTCGCCCAGAAGGGAAGGAAACGCTGTGTAATCATCAACTCTTGGAGTCAATTACTCTTATTATCCCCATGGGGTCTCTAGGACAACAAGTGTTTTATGCGGCATCTGCATCGGCTTAATGAGCAAATCACATGAAAGTGTGGGTGATTCCTGACAGTGCCAGCAACGGCTGATTATCCTGACAGCCGTGATTATTCAGGCTATCCAGGGTGCAGCGTAAGTTTAGCGACTGGCCTGTTGGCTGGGCGGCGCCAGGGAGCTGGAAGGGAGGTCACGTCTGCCATGAGCTACTAGCCCCTCGGTAACGGTGGCTGGTCAGCAATATGGGCCAGGTAATCTTGCAGGGCTTTAACGCTCAGGTCCTGTTGCTGTAGAGAGCGAATCGCCGCCGCCGTGGCAGTTGCTCCGGCAATGGTGGTAATGGTGGGGATTTTATAGGCTAGGGCCGTGCGGCGGATAATCCGGTCATCTTCTTGGGCTTCTCCACCCACTGGAGTGTTGATGATCAGCTGGATCTGACCATTTTTGATCCAATCCACTACGTTGGGCCGGCCCTCATGAATTTTAAGAATCCGATCCGCGGTGAGGCCATTTTCCTTCAAAATGCCCCGAGTCCCCGCGGTCGCCACCAGGGTAAAGCCCATAGTGGCCAAATCTTTGGCCACCGGGACAACGGCAGTCTTGTCCCGATCATTCATGGAGATGAACACAGTGCCCTGCTGGGGTAAGCGTTGATTAGCGGCTAACTCGGCCTTGGCAAAGGCCCGGCCAAAGTCGATGTCGATCCCCATGACTTCGCCAGTAGAGCGCATTTCGGGGCCTAGGATGGTGTCGGTGCCGGGGAACTTATCGAAGGGCAGCACGGCTTCTTTAACGGCAATGTGCTGGGGAATGACTTCTTCGGTCACCCCCAAGGCTGCTAGGGTCTGCCCTGCCATCACCCGCACCGCTACCTTGGCCAAGGGGATGCCAGTGGCTTTAGAGACAAAGGGCACGGTGCGGGAGGCGCGGGGGTTGGCCTCTAGAATAAAGACATGATCTGCCTGGACAGCATATTGAATGTTCATCAGGCCCACCACGTGTAGTTGTTGGGCCAGCTTCACCGTAGCTTCGCGGATCGTTTGCAGGGCCGCTTTACTCAAGGAGGTGGTGGGGATAGAGCAGGCCGAGTCTCCGGAGTGAATCCCAGCTTGTTCGATGTGCTCCATGATGCCACCAAGGACCACCTGGCCGGTGTGGTCTGCGATCGCATCCACATCCACTTCCACGGCATTCTCGAGGAATTTATCGATCAAGATGGGGTGTTCTGGTTCCACCTGCACGGCATAGGTCATATACCGCTCTAGCTCGGCGTCAGAGTAAACAATCTCCATGGCCCGTCCCCCCAGCACATAGCTGGGTCGCACCACCACCGGGTACTTAATGGTTTGGGCCACCTGCAGGGCGGCTTCGTAGCTGCGAGCAATGCCATTGGGAGGCTGTTCAATGCCCAGTTGCCGCAGGATTTGCTCGAAGCGTTCCCGATCCTCGGCGGTGTCGATGGAATCAGGAGACGTGCCCCAAATCTTAGGGATGGGACCTGAGGGCGTTGCCTGCTCTAGGGAGGCTAGGTAGTGCTGTAAGGGCACCGCCAACTTCAGCGGTGTTTGCCCGCCAAATTGAATAATGATGCCCTCCGGTTGTTCCGCCTCGATGATATTGAGCACATCTTCTTTGGTCAGGGGCTCAAAATAGAGGCGATCGCTGGTGTCGTAGTCGGTGGAGACAGTTTCGGGGTTGGAGTTGACCATGATCGTCTCAAACCCGTCGGCCCGCAGGGCATAGGAGGCATGGCAACAGCAGTAGTCAAACTCGATGCCCTGACCGATGCGGTTGGGACCGCCCCCGAGAATCATCACCTTCCGCCGTTGGGAGGGCAACACTTCCGACTCTGCCTCGTAGGTGGAGTAGTAGTAGGGGGTGAGGGCCTCAAACTCGGCGGCGCAGGTATCGACGGTCTTGTACACCGGCAACACCCCCAACCCCTGGCGATAGGCTCGCACCTCGTCTTCACCGGCCTTGGTAGCATAGGCGATTTGCCGATCGCTAAACCCCTGGCGTTTGATGCCGTAGAATTGGGCAGTGGTTAGCTGGTTCAAGGGCGTGCGCTTGAGAAATTTTTCCGTGTCGAGAAGTTCTGCCAGTTTCTGTAGGAACCAGGGATCAATGCCAGTGAGTTCGTAGATCTCCTCTAGGGTGAGGCCCAGCTGCAGCGCTTGCCGCACGGTAAAGATGCGCTCGGGATGAGGCGTGCGCAGGCTGGCTTGGACTTGGGAGATGGTGGGTAACTTCTCGGTGCGATCGCATCCCCAACCCGCTCGCCCGGTCTCCAGCGACCGCAGCGCCTTCTGGAAAGACTCCTGAAAAGTACGGCCAATGGCCATAGCCTCGCCCACCGACTTCATCTGAGTCGTGAGCACCGGTTCTGCCCCCGGAAATTTCTCGAAGGCAAAGCGAGGTATCTTAGTGACTACATAGTCGATGGTGGGCTCAAAGCTTGCCGGAGTCTTCTTGGTAATGTCATTGGGAATCTCGTCCAGGGTGTACCCTACCGCCAACTTGGCCGCAAACTTAGCGATGGGAAACCCCGTCGCCTTCGAGGCTAGGGCCGAACTGCGAGACACCCGCGGGTTCATCTCGATCACCACTACCTCACCATTCATTGGGTTCACCGCAAATTGGATGTTAGAGCCTCCCGTTTCCACCCCAATTTCCCGAATGATCTTGATAGAGGCATCCCGCAGTCGCTGATACTCTTTATCGGTCAAGGTTTGGGCTGGCGCCACCGTAATCGAATCTCCCGTGTGAATCCCCATGGGATCCAGGTTCTCAATGGAGCAAATGATCACCACGTTATCGGCCAGGTCACGCATCACCTCCAGCTCATACTCCTTCCACCCCAACAAAGACTTCTCAATCAAGATCTGAGAGACCGGACTAGCATCGAGCCCCACCCGGGCCATCTCTTCGAACTCTTCCTGGTTGTAGGCAATACCACCTCCGGTCCCCCCCAGGGTGAACGCAGGTCGGATAATCAGAGGAAAGGCACCGATCTGCTCGGCGATCTGTCGAGCTTCCACCATGGTCTCTGCCAATCCCGACGGACATACCGCCAGACCAATCCGAGCCATGGCCGCCTTGAACAACTTGCGGTCCTCGGCCATCTCAATGGCCGCTAAGTTGGCCCCAATTAGGGTGATCCCATAGCGCTCCAAGACTCCATTCTTAGCCAGCACTACCGCGATGTTGAGAGCCGTCTGTCCACCCATGGTGGGCAGCAGGGCATCAGGCCGCTCCTGAATGATGACCTTTTCCACCAACTCAGGCGTCAGGGGCTCAACGTAAGTGCGGTCGGCGGTCTCTGGATCGGTCATAATGGTGGCCGGGTTCGAGTTCACCAGCACCACCTCATACCCCTCTTCCCGCAGGGCTTTGCAGGCCTGAGTGCCAGAATAATCGAACTCGCAGGCCTGGCCAATGATGATGGGACCAGAACCAATCAATAAAATCTTCTCGATGTCGTCGCGACGAGGCATAGGCCAACAGCACCAGCGCAGCTCATAAAATCCTAGTCATTGTTCTGTAGAACTGATCAAATTGCAATAGCTCCTCGCCGCCACAACCGCTCCTAGAGACGCTACGGAGATTCACTACAGAATGTAGTTGCTGCCGATGTCCTGCCTCGGCTGGCGAGGGCGTTTGAACCAACTCAGCCAGCCCTACCACCGGCTCGGTGATCGAGATCACTCACTTCTCCAGCAAAGATCACAGGGAGGTTTCAGTAAATCGTCGGCACCAGTCTGAAGCTTTATACAGGTGAACATAAGCACCTCCCCCCTACACAAGGAGCCAACCCCGGCCATCACTAGCCGTCATAGGCCAGAATCCCCCTAGTCTAGGACGTTGAGTATTGGGCAACGCCCTAGACTATCTGGCCAGCCCCATCAATACCTTCCTGAGACCTCCAAGACAACGTCATACTCCCTTCCGCCCCCGGCTAAGGCCGGGGGTTTTTCCTGATGTGTCCCATAGTATATAGGTACTACTTCTCAAGATCTGACTCACCCTTCTATAGCTGAACACCTCGCCCCTAAGAAATCAATAAAAGCCATCGAGACCACAGCAACGATTGACGAAAGCGGACAACTAACTCTCGATAATGTCTTGGCCGTTACCAAACCCCAGCGAGTACACCTCATTATTCTCATCGATGTCCGATTGC
This portion of the Halomicronema hongdechloris C2206 genome encodes:
- a CDS encoding Glu/Leu/Phe/Val family dehydrogenase, yielding MSRALLLDANRRLEKALKHVPISDDTSERLQFPKASLKVSIPIRLDDGALRVFEGYRVRYDDTRGPTKGGIRFHPGVTMDEVQSLAFWMTFKCAVLNLPLGGAKGGITLNPKELSKFELERLSRGYIDAIADFIGPDVDIPAPDVYTNPMIMGWMMDQYSIIRRRRSPAVITGKPLSLGGSQGRDTATGMGAFYVLQAMMAKLSRSPEETTVAVQGFGNAGSVIARLLFDAGYRVVAVSDSQGGIYCARGLDIPSVQQFKASTRSIKAVYCQGSVCSLINDYDTLTNAELLALDVDILVPAALENQITEANADAVQARYIFEVANGPITSAADRILAAKHSLVFPDILVNAGGVTVSYFEWVQNRSGLYWSLPEVNQRLQHMIVTEAEQVWGIAQELAMPLRTAAYVHALKRLESAFNAKGTRAYYVS
- the carB gene encoding carbamoyl-phosphate synthase large subunit, whose protein sequence is MPRRDDIEKILLIGSGPIIIGQACEFDYSGTQACKALREEGYEVVLVNSNPATIMTDPETADRTYVEPLTPELVEKVIIQERPDALLPTMGGQTALNIAVVLAKNGVLERYGITLIGANLAAIEMAEDRKLFKAAMARIGLAVCPSGLAETMVEARQIAEQIGAFPLIIRPAFTLGGTGGGIAYNQEEFEEMARVGLDASPVSQILIEKSLLGWKEYELEVMRDLADNVVIICSIENLDPMGIHTGDSITVAPAQTLTDKEYQRLRDASIKIIREIGVETGGSNIQFAVNPMNGEVVVIEMNPRVSRSSALASKATGFPIAKFAAKLAVGYTLDEIPNDITKKTPASFEPTIDYVVTKIPRFAFEKFPGAEPVLTTQMKSVGEAMAIGRTFQESFQKALRSLETGRAGWGCDRTEKLPTISQVQASLRTPHPERIFTVRQALQLGLTLEEIYELTGIDPWFLQKLAELLDTEKFLKRTPLNQLTTAQFYGIKRQGFSDRQIAYATKAGEDEVRAYRQGLGVLPVYKTVDTCAAEFEALTPYYYSTYEAESEVLPSQRRKVMILGGGPNRIGQGIEFDYCCCHASYALRADGFETIMVNSNPETVSTDYDTSDRLYFEPLTKEDVLNIIEAEQPEGIIIQFGGQTPLKLAVPLQHYLASLEQATPSGPIPKIWGTSPDSIDTAEDRERFEQILRQLGIEQPPNGIARSYEAALQVAQTIKYPVVVRPSYVLGGRAMEIVYSDAELERYMTYAVQVEPEHPILIDKFLENAVEVDVDAIADHTGQVVLGGIMEHIEQAGIHSGDSACSIPTTSLSKAALQTIREATVKLAQQLHVVGLMNIQYAVQADHVFILEANPRASRTVPFVSKATGIPLAKVAVRVMAGQTLAALGVTEEVIPQHIAVKEAVLPFDKFPGTDTILGPEMRSTGEVMGIDIDFGRAFAKAELAANQRLPQQGTVFISMNDRDKTAVVPVAKDLATMGFTLVATAGTRGILKENGLTADRILKIHEGRPNVVDWIKNGQIQLIINTPVGGEAQEDDRIIRRTALAYKIPTITTIAGATATAAAIRSLQQQDLSVKALQDYLAHIADQPPLPRG